From the Motacilla alba alba isolate MOTALB_02 chromosome 1, Motacilla_alba_V1.0_pri, whole genome shotgun sequence genome, the window AGTTATAAACAGCATTTGCATAAGGATATCTATCTCCTTTGCTGGGAAGAAGTTTCAAAACTGGCTTTTTAAGAGGAACAAACAACAAATGAGAGACTTCTAAGGCTGAGCAAACAAATAGATAGTCCAGGTTTCTACTACTTGCAAGCCAGCTGCCATAATGCAGAAAGCAAGACCCAGTCCCTGCTGTTGACAGTGGAACAGCATTCCTCTCCCTGAGTGACCAACAGTGGGACCTTGTGCTCCTCAGGCAGAATTAGGAGCCCCTAGCCACACACACCTACTGGCAAGGTTACCCTCAGGGCAGTGGTGTTCCCAGTCTCATtgacagaaatgtgttttgtaaAGGAAGGTATTCAGGGTGTCTGCTTCACCCAAGCAAGCAGATGGCAGCAGGGTGGCAACTGCCCTTCTAGGGGAGtgcctcttcttcctcatcACAGATGCCATTTCCCCAACTATGGGTTGGTCAATGCCTTGCCAAGGTTGCACAAGCGAAATCCAGTTTTGCTGTGTTCCATCTCCTGTGCTTCAGCTCTGGACAGACAATTGCAAATTTGTGTCTGTGACTCCTACTCATGCTCAAACTGCCCCCAGATCTTCCCTTGgtgagctgggcactgccctggctcccccaccacccccagcagcactgtgtcCCACATAAAACAGACCAGGTGAATGACACTCCATTTCCTGTTCCTATCAGTGCCAGGAGGTTTTCTGGGCCCTCCTTCAGACACATTACTAACTCACCTTGCCTGTACTTTGCAGTCAGGGTATAATGAGACTACAGTATACCTGGAGGAAGTGTAGGAGTTGCAAACAAAGAGCAGCTCCCAGAAGCATGACTGTGCTATGTGCACACATTCAAGGCTGGAATCCAGATGCATATccagcagggaggcagaagCCATATTAAGGTTGCCAAGCCCTTCCAAGGCATGATGATAAACCCTTTGGAAAGGCCCCAATGAGCAGCTTTAACCTCACCAAGAAGGACAGCAGAGGCTGTTGACCTTGCAAAATAGGACACATTTGACCCTCCTGTGAGGTTACTGCTCAGAATGAGTTTCCCCTTAGAGTATGTCCTCACAGGCCACAAGTCCTCAGAAGCGTAGGCAGCAGTACAATTCCCAGAATTTGGTCCTGTTTGAGCACAAAATAACTTTGCATACACGCCCCTGGGTGGAACATAAGGCAcggtttttattttccctcatcCCCCCTCTCTCAACTCACACCCATCATGCTGTTTGCTGGCAGCAAGGCTATGCAGGGATCAATCATATGGACCCTCATGGATCATttgtgctcctggagcagccagcagcagcacctggactCCCAGGAGCTCACCTGGCTGCTCAGAGTGCCACTGTCCTGAGCAAACTCCTCTGTGAGGTGTCACTGGGCGGCCCACACAAACACTCTGAGCTCTCCTTCACTTGTCCACAGCATGACCAGTGGTGGCAGCCAGGGTGACCTTTGTGTCCGTGGCCACAGCCTTGGTACCCACCTGCAAGAGAAGAGGCACCAGCAGCTCAACCCAAAGTGGGCCAGAAAATCCCAGTGTGTTGTAGGCTTTGGCCCCAGGACTTCTCTAAAATGTGCTGATGAGAACACAGCATATTCAAAGCCAAAATTGCCAGAACTCCATAAACTGTCTGGAGACTCAACAGCTGGAGAAAGGTGATGATTTCTGTCCCCTTGCCTGTTGAATAAAGCAATACAGGGGCATCCAAAACCCCACGCCAAGTGCTTGTGTCTATGGCCAAAGATACAGatcaagcacagaaaaaggaagaggtCAGTTCTATcctaaaacacacaaaacacatgATGACACATGCAGGTGAAGCACAGGGAAGATGGTTGTGATTAAACAAGTAAGGGAGTTGAACTCTTGTCCTAAACATGAAGTGAGGCTTCTCCAGAATTGGTCACTGTGTGACACAAGCCCACAAGCTCCCAACATGCCAGCAAACATGTGTTCCTGGAACAGGCACAGTGTAGGTGCAATGCTGCTCAGCCTCACTCAGAAGGGCTGAAAGGCTGAGGTGCCCTGCTCCACCTCCTGCACAGCTGGTGCAGGTCTCTGTCTATGGGATGTGCCATAAAGCCCCTTAGTGTGTCCTGCTGCATTTCACCTTGCTGTAGTCACCCCACCAGAGCAGGCATATGCACAGTTGACCACATTCCTGGTGCATGTCCAAGGTGGGAGCTGGGTGAGAGTATCTCCTCCCACCTCTATCCACTACGGAGGACCTAGTGCAACAAATCCTCCTGATCCCAGCAGCATGGGGAGAGCTGAGCACCCACCTGGCATGGTGCCACCACAGGCACAGCGAGCGGCTTTCTGGCCTCCGCTGGAGCAGAACGTGCAGCAGTGAAACACCCCCCGGTGCTCACGGAACTTGTGCTTCACCATCAGAGTGAAGggagagccctgcagaggacaAGCAAAcagagaggctgctgcagtgggtgctgtCAGATGTGTCTGCATTCTCAGACACCATCTGGGTGACCCTGTCAGTCACAGATCACTAAGCCCAGCCTTGAACTGCTATGTGGTAGAAATAATCCTTAGACAGATTTGAAACAAATACCTAAGAAAAGTAGGTAAAGAAGAAGCAGtgcaagagaaacaagaaatgcTACCTGCACATGTTGCCCTTTCACACAGACGCAGACAGCATACAAGCCTGGCTCCTCAGGGCTGTAGGAAATACAGTAGGTCCCATCACCATTATCACACACTGTTGGCTTGACTGCACTGTGGACAGTGGAGAGAAACCCAAGAGGTCACTGACTGGcagaaaattgctttaaatgaaaaccagagTTTGGTCTAGATTGGCCTAGAGTGGCTTTCACACACCCCTGCTACTGGAAGCTGCAATTACCACACAAAGGAAGCCACACAAAGCCAGTTGCACTGCAAGGATTTGTAGCATCCTGCACactgaaaaggcagaagatGACACATAGCACACTTACAACTCAGATTATCCCATCAGATAAGAGCCCACAGAAATGGGTAAATTCACAGCTTCAGCAAGCAGTTACCTACAGAAAAACCTATTAAGAAGACAGGATATAATAGGGTAGGTTTGAATAACTTTAACCACTCTCCCAACTGCACTGACCCCAACTCTTCCCTTCAATGCTGAAGAGTTCTAGGGCCCTGCTGGTAAACTCTACCTTTTCCTCGTGAAGCTCCTTGTGTTTCACAGGGAATTCTGGTGAACAGAGTGCTAGAGAGAAAGCCTCAGTTGGTTACTGGAGGATAAACTGCCTGCTCCACAGAAAGATGGAAAGCTTTTCACAGACAATTATCAGACAGATCTGCGTAGAGGAAGGTGTTCTTGCTAATCCCCACGAATTAGTCTCCTGGGCCCCACGACATGACAGTTTATAATCTGTATTCCCCACCCCCAACACTTCACATCAATACAGCTGCCTACATAATTTCCTGCCATGAACTGTGTGGTGATACTTCATACTCTTCTGCAGCTGTTGTGCCTCAAAGCAAAGCCAGACAGCTTTCAGCAACCCATGTAGCAACAGCATACAGCCAAGAGCAAGAAACGGAGTTAATGTGGCTACAGCGACCTCTAACCCACCAAGAGAAATCCAGAAACCCCTCGGGCATGCACCTTCCTACATTACAGGTGCATTTATGGAAAGAAGGTATATTGAAACAATACTCTTGGACAATAATGCTCTATTGATAAGCATtgtgcagccagcactgcttcTGTGTGCTTTGTCAATGTAGCAAAGGGTTTTAGcatcctttccctttttttcatttggtcaTCCCATCATGAGCGTTCCTGGAACAAATTAATGCTGGCATCTGGTTCCAGCTACTATAAAACAATAGATGTTTGTCTTAAGAACTAACCCCCAACTGGGTCTGCTTTTGTGCCTGGCTACTCTTTAGTGACAAGTGTGGTTTAGAAaaagttgtaatttttttctggttggtCATTTTCCTTGTGGAAACACTGAGGAGCTCAAGAGCAGCCTTTCCTGGTTTTGCTAGAAAACCTTCAAACGTGTTACAGTACTCAATGCTTGCAACTACAGGAAAAAGGATGAAAGCACAACACAGATTCTTTCTCCAGAACATGAAGAAGGCACTTCCATCAGCTGTCAGAGGCTCATGGTGCTGGTGAACAGTCTGACTTGTGACTGTCATACAGGGGTTGCAATGACTTACGCTGATGAGGCATTAACAAAAGCAGGAGCCCCAGGTGTCTGCTGGGAGGCGTGAGAAGGAACAACAGCTCCCTCTGCCTAGCAACACACACAAGGAGTTGAATCCTTTAAGAAGCTCAAATCACTCAAAGACTTAATACAAATCTCAGCACTGTCCAGCCAAACACAACCACAAGGAAGCACTGTGGGAAAAAGAGTAGTGCCTTTTCCTCTACAGATTCTGACCCACATGGTGAAGCACATCCTCCCACCTGGCTAAGCAAGCAGGGAGCCAGGATAAGGGAGGCAGAAAGGCTGAGCCAGGGACTTCTTGGGTGAAATACCCACCAGTCCCTCTTGTCCTTGTGGGTGATGGTGACCCgcacagcctctcctcctcGCCCCATGCGCTCCCCTGTAGTGTCCTTGCACAGCAGGGTAAAGCCACTCAGCTGGTTCTGACGGGCACTGTGGAGatctggggaaaaggggaaaaaacaaacaccaaaccaGAAGGAAACAGAACTACAAAGGATTCAAGTCAAGCCATAACTGACACCTCCCACCTATTTTGCAGAGTTGCAGCCCCatcagagcacagccaggacttTGCTTCTGGGTGTACAGGTCTGTCAATTCACAGGGAAAAGTCAATATACAACTGGCTATCAGGAGAGAGTGGAAGCCACAGGTTCTGAGAGACGTCCACGGGGGTCTTTTTGCCTGTCACTCTAAGCCCAGCTGGCATGTTCCCAGAAGGCCTCAAGATGCACCACACAACCCAGAGGAAGAAGGAACAGCACCACACTGTGCCCCAGAGAACTCAACACCTACAGTTTGGCATGGAAGGGATCGAACAAGCTCTGGGTCTGACTCATTTGCCCTGCACAGACCATCACTGACCAGAGCTGGCTGTACTCTGTGGGATGGTCTGAACATTATCTGTTTGCTGGCCCAGCTCCAAGTCCTTAGCGAGCAAATATCCATAAAACCATCAAGGTATTGCCAGGTATTCCTATAGCAATTTCAGCAGAAGCTGTAATGGGAAAAACTTAATGAGCCACAAAGGGGATCCTCCTGGGCTCATGCTGCAGAACAGCTTGGACCATCAGCTAATCATCACGTCCTGCTATTGCAGGTGCCATTCCTATCCCCTGAGTAAGCCCTCCTCATGCCTCAGCCCCATGCTGAGGCTGGTGATGTTGTGGAGGGCAGTGCCATATGCTCTGCACATCTGGATGAGAAAAGCTGCCTGgttccctgcccagcacagctcccataGGCAGGCAGTGCAACCACTGCTGGGGCTCTTCCTCTGCCCTGGTCAATGTCTGGACAGCAGGCAGCCAACAGTGCCAGAAGCTGCACACCACATGGGTACAGAAAGCAGAGGGGTAACACTTCAGGGAGCAGTGCACTCCCATTCAGCTGCTGTACGGCACCCCATTACCTTCCCCATGCAGGGTACATCTGGCCGGATCAACCACTTTATTGAGAATGGCCCCAAAAACTTCATAGCCGCaacactgccctgccctctcGTGGGGGGAGAACTGGATCCTGTCATCCACACTGGGGTGGGTGCTGTAAGCAACGCTGTTGAGCTTCGTCAGACGGCTGGACACCACCCCTTTGGAGACGAGGATCTCCACATCTGAGCCGTTCATCAGCAAGTGCTCTGTGAACTCCACGCCTGTCCTcatgtccagcagcagctgctgcagctgggcctTCTGCAAGTGCAGCAGGTTTTCCTTCTGCACCTTCAAGTCCTCCAGCTGCT encodes:
- the TRIM45 gene encoding tripartite motif-containing protein 45; this encodes MSGPRCPQCAQPCVSPRLLPCLHSLCEPCLRRLGPPEGPPGAARPVLCPVCDAELSLPAGGVGQLPPDCLAGSRGRAAAGCDLCADGAAAGRCLSCGLRLCRFCCRAHRRQKKTASHAVTELENTKDCSQAGKPLLCPSHPTEELQLFCEQCDQPVCRDCVLGRHRQHPCDFTANVIHRHGDALRELLKSSQQHMDTLEDVLSQVDEMGSAVRSRAEAVAAEICLFARGYVKAIEEHRDRLLKQLEDLKVQKENLLHLQKAQLQQLLLDMRTGVEFTEHLLMNGSDVEILVSKGVVSSRLTKLNSVAYSTHPSVDDRIQFSPHERAGQCCGYEVFGAILNKVVDPARCTLHGEDLHSARQNQLSGFTLLCKDTTGERMGRGGEAVRVTITHKDKRDCAVKPTVCDNGDGTYCISYSPEEPGLYAVCVCVKGQHVQGSPFTLMVKHKFREHRGVFHCCTFCSSGGQKAARCACGGTMPGGYQGCGHGHKGHPGCHHWSCCGQVKESSECLCGPPSDTSQRSLLRTVAL